In the Desulfuribacillus alkaliarsenatis genome, AATCAAGTGGCGCAGACAGATGTGAGTAGCTAGAAGTTCAGATGGATGTGTGGGTTAAAGTACTTAGAATGGGCTCAGCTCGCTCTCAAGGCCTCTGGTATTGATATTTCTAAGTTCGATATCCCTAAGCTTCAAACTCGCAAAATACGCTCAAACAGGTGAAGCTTTTTTGGGGATATCTTCACTAAGAAATATTAGCATACCTCCGACAAAGTTCGTTCGCTAAACCCATCCCAAGTACTTTTACAGGGTAGACAACGCTTGAGGCTGCTCAGCGAAACCATTCTCTTCACACAGCTCAGCTTAGTTGTATAAATGATATTGTATGTTGTACATCAGAAAAGATGGGCTGGTGTCGATGAGCGAACCTTGGTGAAGGCTTTTAGTAGTGCTTGACGAAAGGTTGGCATATGGCTCCGCATAAGCAACACACAATTTTTTAAAGTAATATGTGGTGTAGGTATCGTTTTGTGAACTGTTGTTGGAGGCTTTCTAGTAGTGCTTGGTGTAGACTTGGTAATATTAGCTCCAACTGTTTGAGCGATTTGTGCGAGTTTTGGAGATTTACCAAGTCAAACTTTAGCACTTCTTAAAGCCGGAAACCTATGTGAGTAAAATGATATCAAGCCACATATTATAAATTACAAAAAAATTCATGCAACCCTGTATACTTAGGAAAAATATGGACACACTGGAAATTGAGGTGATGTCCAAATGGAAAATGAAAACAAAAACCAAAATTCAGAATCAAATCCAAAAGTACAATGGTGGAAATCCCTATTAGGGAAGAAATGGACTTTTCCAGCGATTTATTTAGTGGCCTCTGTACTCATTGTAACTATTTTGTGGACAAGAAGTGATACTGGTAACTACCAGTTAACGAAGGATGACAGCTTATTCAATGAGCAACAGGAAATTGTTCAGGAAGAGCCAATCTCAGCAGAACCTAGCTTAGACATTGATGGTCTAGAGGCTGAATATGCTGGTGAGGAAGCAGTTCCAGTAATAGGCGAAGAGCCGAAGATTATGTGGCCACTAGAAATTACTGAGAATGCAGAAATTGTTCGTCAATTTTACGATCAAGCAGCAAGTCGAGAAGATCGCATCCAGGCAATCTACGAATATCAGAACACAATCTATACAAGTAGTGGGATTGATATTATCAAAGGTGGCGAGCGATTCGACGTACTAGCAGTAGCTGACGGTAAAGTTGTAATGGCTGAAGCAGACGTGCTTCATGGCAACAAAATTAAAATTGTACATGAAGACGGACTTGAAACAGTTTACTCTAGTTTATCGTCTATGAAAGTGGAAGTAGGAGACCAAGTAGCTGCAGGTACAGTTATTGGCCAAGCAGGAAAGTCTGAAATTAAGAAAGACCTACCAAACCATCTATATTTCGAAGCATACCGCTCTGGTGAAGTTGTCGATCCAACTTCAATTCTACCAGCATTACATGACGAAAGAACCTAAAATGTATTTTTAAAAGAGCGTGAGGACGCGTTGTCCTTACGTTCTTTTTTTCGCCATTAAACAAATTTAAGCATATCTCATTTCCTGCCTCATATAATGTAACAACATTCCTTAGTAGGAGGCGAGGAAGTTTGCATGATTACATCAAAGATAGAACCCTGAAAATTGCGAATCACTTTTTAGATACTCAAGATACAGTCCGTGAATTGGCAAAAAAATTCGGTGTTAGTAAGTCGACAGTCCATAAAGATTTAGCAGAGCGTTTACCTGATATTAATCCAGAATTAGCAGACAGAGTTAAGAATATTTTGGAGTACCACAAATCCATTCGCCATTTAAGGGGAGGAGAAGCAACGAAAAACAAATACTTAAAAGAAAAAGTAGAGGAGTAAACAGCGAAAGAACACAGTAGAAGAATACAGTGAAAGAAGTGCGTCATTTAATTAAAATGAATTTAAATGTGACAATTAAAAGAAAAAGTGTTTTTATTGAGATTTCGTAAAGGATTTTATCGTTTTTTGTCGAACAACATAGTATTACACGATTATACGGGGAGGAAAAGGTACCCAATGATGTTTGGCAAAGACATAGGAATCGATTTAGGAACAGCAAATGTATTAGTCTACATTAAGGACAAAGGAATCGTTTTAGATGAACCTTCAGTAGTTGCTATAGACAATACTACTAATCAAGTGCTCGCAGTAGGGGAAGAAGCTCGCAGAATGCTAGGGAGAACTCCAGGCAATATTGTTGCAATTAGACCTTTGCGAGATGGAGTCATAGCAGATTTTGATATGACGGAAGCAATGCTTAAATATTTTATAAAGAAAACAATTGGTAGCCATATGCTTTTCAAACCTAGAATAATGATTTGCACTCCAACAAATGTAACATCAGTTGAGCAAAAAGCTGTAAAAGAAGCAGCTGAGCGTTGTGGAGGCAAAGAAATTTATTTGATGGAGGAGCCAAAGGCAGCTGCAATCGGCGCAGGCTTAGAGATATTTGAACCGAATGGCAGTATGGTTATTGACATAGGCGGAGGGACGACAGACGTAGCAGTTCTATCAATGGGAGACGTCGTTACCGCCACTTCTATTAAGGTTGCTGGGGACAAGTTTGACGCAGCAATTACAAGATACATAAAAAATAAGTATAAATTATTAATTGGAGAGCGAACCGCGGAGAACATAAAAATTGAAGTCGGCACCGTATATCCAGGCATGGAAGAAAAAACGATGGAAATCAGGGGTAGAGACCTAGTCTCAGGCCTTCCAGTTACAATAACAATAACCTCAGAAGAGATTCGTGAGGCTCTAGAAGATCCTATTACAGCTATTGTAGTAGCAGCCAAAAGTGTACTAGAAAAGACGCCTCCAGAACTTGCATCGGATATTATTGATAAAGGCATAATGTTAACTGGTGGTGGAGCACTCCTTAACGGACTTGACAGGCTATTAACTGAAGAGCTTAGGGTTCCAGTCCTAATTGCTGAAGAACCGATGGAATGTGTCGCCAGAGGAACTGGCATAGCGTTACAAAACATAGACAAATTATCGAAAACACAAATCAATCGATTCTCTAGAGGATTATTTAGATAAGAAACAAAATTAAAAGCTTCATAGAGGGGCTTTTAATTTTGTTTTTGGCGTTAACATTTTTTATACATTGACGATAATTATAGAGAGCATATATTATGATGATTAGTATCTAGACTTAATAAACAAAAAAGTAGTTTTTAAATATATATTTAAATAAATTTAATTTGTAACTAAGGAGAATTAACGATGCTACGAGGGTTATATACAGCGGCTCAAGGGATGAAAGTTAATCAACAAAGACATGACATTGCGAATAATAACTTGGCGAACATTAATACTCCTGGCTTTAAAGGTGAGGAAGCTGTTGTACGCTCATTTCCAGAAGAACTATTATTTTTCATGGGCAAAAAACAGCATAGCCATGTTCCTGCTCATTCTCGAGTTGCATCACACTTGGGTGGTCAGCCACCGAGAGTAGGCTACCTTCATCAAGGGGTAACGGTGGAAGAGATAGTCTCACGTTTCGCTCAAGGGGCAATCCGAGAGACAGGTAATGAGTTTAATGTTGCAATTATAGATGGATTAGATGATCAAAAAGGCTTTTTCGCTGTAAAAAAAGACCTAGATAGCGACGATGTTTTTTATACAAGGGCAGGAGATTTTAGACTCCGCGAAGTAGACGGTGTTCAATACCTTGCTACTCAAGACGGAGAATTTGTCATGCAGCGTGAATTAATCGCGGGGGTTGGATTTACAGGTCAATTAATGCCAGTTGAAATTATTGAAGAAGATTTTGTAATTCATTCCAATGGAAGCATAGAAGTGTTTGAAACAGGCTTTCCGCCAATCCAAGGTGAACTTCATCTTGTTCAATTTGCCAATGAACAACTGCCAGGACTTACTAAGGAAGGCCATGGCTTATTTAGAATAAACGAAGACTTCTTAGGGGCTGGATTTGAACCAGAAATAGCTCAGAATATCCAGACTAGACAGAAGTTTATTGAAGGCTCGAATGTTGATCCTACACAAGCGATTATGGATATGATAATAGCCCAGAGGGCGTACGAAGCTAACCAAAGGGTTATCCAATCATACGATCGCAGCTTAGAAAAAGCTGTAAATGAAGTAGGTAGAGTATAATCGCTAAAATAATAACAACATGCTTACTCGTAGGAGGTAAAAGTATATGAACCTATCCCTTCACATAGCTGCGTCCACAATGCGTAGTGCGGGCACGAAGGTAGATTTAATATCAAACAATATAGCTAATATAGATACTATAGGTTTTAAAGCAAGCAAAGCTTCATTTCAGGACCTATTGTACGAACGTATTAATCAAACAGAGCGCATTAATTTACCAGGTAGAACAACGCCATTAGGCTTTCAGTATGGTCATGGTGTACGTATAAATGGTATAACTCAGGATTTACGTCCAGGCGCACTTAAGGAGACGAGTAACCCATATGATGTTGCCCTTACAGGCCCAGGTATGTTCCAACTTATAGTACCACCTGCAGAGGCTGAAAGACTGGGAGTAAGTGACGAAGCAATGGGTGTCTATGCCCAACTCTTTGATAACGAAGATTACGGATATGTCTTTACCCGCGACGGCAGTTTTCGCCTTGATGTAAGAGGCGGGTATAGCTCTTTAGTAGATGCTAGGGGTTATCAGGTATCAGACCGTCTTGGCAATCCTATAGAATTTGATTTTGATGTTGAGAGCTTTAGCATAGATAACCAAGGAAACCTTTTTGTTAATGAAGAGGCAGCGCCGCATACACAGCTAATGCTGGCTAATTTCAATAATACACAGGCTCTCCATCATGCTGGTAACAATATATTTGTAGAAAGACAATTTGTCGAAGGAAACTTCCAAACAATCAACGATAATCCAGATATGTTTCAGAATACACAATTTGCCCAAGGCTTCATAGAAGGCTCTAATGTAGACATTATTGAGCAGATGACGGAGCTAATTAATGCTCAGCGTATGCTCCAATTTGGCGCTAGAGCAATTCAGTCAACAGACACTATGATGGGACTAGCGAACACAATTAGGTCTTAATCGATGTGAATAGCGACCTAACATTGTGAACTAACATTTAAAACCAATAATTTGAAAATTACTATAAATAATGATACAATGCATTTGCATGTATCATTATTTTTGTTAAGAGGGAAGCGTATATGTCAGATAATCAACCGAAAAAGAAACGCAAACTAACGTCGGGCCAAAAGGCTTTACTAACGACTATGAAAATACTTTCAGTACCAATTTTTGCATTTATAATGTTTATGATTGGTATGGCAACAGGCTATCGATACGGTGGTGGCGCAGCTGGAGAAGTATTTGAAGGATCAACGTGGCGCAATATTTTTTTGATAATATTTGGGTAAAAAGAGCTTTGCAACATCCAGTACGTTGCAAAGCTCCTTTATGTGAACTCCCCTAGGAGAGATATACCTAGTTTACAACAAAAGCTTAATAGTCATTCGTACATAAAGGCGTTAAATGTTGCCATCGAAAAATTAAGAAAAATTAAGAAAAATAAAAAATATTGAAAGGAGCATACCATGTTAACAATTGAAGAAATTAAAGAAATTATCCCCCATCGCTATCCATTTTTACTAATTGACAAAATCCTAGAGGTGGAAGAAGGTCAGCGAGCAGTAGGAATTAAGAACGTTACAGTTAACGAGCCATTCTTCCAAGGGCATTTTCCTGAATACCCTGTAATGCCTGGAGTTCTAATTGTTGAGGCTTTAGCACAGGTGGGTGCTGTAGCAATATTGAAATCCCCTGCTAATAAAGGCAAACTTGTCCTTTTTGCAGGCATAGATAAGCTTCGTATACGTAATCAAGTAAAGCCTGGAGATACATTAGAATTATCAGTAGAAATAACTCGCTTGAAGGGGCCTATAGGAAAAGGCAATGCAGTAGCTAAAGTAAACGGTAAGGTAGCTGTTGAAGGGGAATTAATGTTTGCAGTACAATAACAGTACGATAACAAAAAAACTGACACTCTTTAAATGAGTTGTCAGTTTTTTTATTGTAAGCTTTCTATTGATTTGTCTGGTCGTATAAGCTGGATGATGTTTTTGTTGATGCCTTTTCCAAGACACAAACAACCATTTTTACAAAATACTCTTGGAACACTGGTAGCATAGCCATGGTTTTAAAATATGATCGTAATGGTACAAATTTGTAATGTAGAACTTGAAATGGGATAATAGCTAGAATTCTTTCAAAGCGCTCTAAAGTCATCTTGTTAATGTACGAAAAATATTCTTCGCCATCAGACTGCTGGGCAATACGGAAGTCAATACGTTCTTTAGCATCTGGGTACTTTTGAACAAGGTCTTTATAAACATTAATAAGAGTTTGCTCATCGAAAAGTTTATGTACCCATGGTATTCCAATTACGTCAGATAAATGCGCTCCGTATGGATGATGATATGGTGGGAAGTTAATATATAAGCGACCACCTTTTTTTAACACCCTATAACACTCATTGAGTACTGCAATTGGGTCGTCCACATGCTCCATCGCATCGTTCATAATAATAGTATCCACAGCATTTGACTCAATTGGCATATTTGCAGCATCGCCAGTTATAAAAGTAACAGCCTCGTGCAGGCCTTTTTTGTATGCTAAATCTTCAGCTTTCTCTTTATATTTATCTACAGGATCAATACCAATTACGTATTTAGTGCCTAAGGTAGTGTAATATAAAGTTTTACCTCCTGCACCACAACCGATATCTAGTACTATTTTATCTTTAAACATTTCTTCAACCGTGGTAAACTCTTGAAAGTATCTAATGGTTTCTTCGCCACGCTCGAATTGCCACTCAGCATATGTTTGTTTTCCTTCATTTTGCAAATTAAATGGATGTACTGGGGTAGGAAATATTCTATTAAGTATTTTACAAAGTGTCACGTACAAGTCATCTGTCCCTCCCCTTAGTAATGATTCTAAATTAGTATTAGTTGCATATCTAATTTTACACTATGAACACATTTGAAGTCTAGTCATATTTCACTATAAAGCTTATGAATTAATCAGCTTTATAGAAGCAGTTTAACGAAGAAAAGAAAAAGATTCCTAATTTAGAAACAACTCACCTATATTCTTTACGGAACTTTTATAATACATTAAAAATATACAAAAGCAAAGGGCAAAACGCAAATAGAAAGATTAAAACGAAAATTGGTAGCATTAGAATAATTGAAAGGAAGTGAATAACTATTTTTTTTAATTTTTTAGAAAATACATCTTTAAAAAAAACAGGCTCATTCCGATAATATATGTGTTTATATTAATTGGATGGTATTCGTAGCCATTAATAAATTCTGCAATGTACATACAAAGAGGAGGAACTAGCATGATAATACAAAAGTACAAAAAAGGAATTGCTACTGTCATGGCATTTCTAATGATTATTTCCCTCATGCCTGCTGTAGCACAGCAACCAGTAGGGGCTGCTTCAGATTTAAACTTTGTTTTCCCAAATATGGAGCAATCTAATCCCGCAAATGCGGTCACAGTTATAGATCAAGTGCTACGATTGGATGGTCATTATACAGGAGCCGAATTAGTAAGTGTGCAAATGATAATTAAAGAGCTAAGATCATGGGACACTAATAATTATACAGATACTAGCAAATATACATACGGTCAAACACATGACTCTGCAGGCGCAATGATTTTACCTAATAATGAAATAACAGTGCCTGCTATTGCGTTATACAACGGTTTAAATGAAATAGAATTTGTCGGTACAGACATATATGGAAGTGTAATACGTTCAAGAGTATTTGTTAAATATCAGGATTCACCAGCGCTTTATGATTTAAAGGTTCAAGGAATTCCTCCAGTAGAAGATCTTGTAATTAGAGATAGTCAGGAATTAACAATTGTTAACCAAGGCTATGTAGCGAATCTACAAACTAATTCTGTGCGTGTAATTGGACATGCGCCAAACGCCCAGTCTGTTAGAGTTGAGGTTGTGAGCGCTGACGGTTCTGTCAGACGTATTGGAAACGACGCTATTCCAGCCCAATTAAACCCAGCAAATAATCATGCTTTTTCAGCCTTAGTGCCTTTAAGGCCAGGAGTTAGCACTATTACAATTATTGCTACTAGTAATACACATAAAGTTCAAACTACACGTAACTTGATGTTTTACAATGGCAATCCGACATTTTATGATGCAACGGTTGAGGTTGCCCCAGGTGGGACAGCTAATACTCATAACCTATTAGATAGACCATATATAGATATAACTAATCCTGAAGACTATAATCTAGATACAAAGCTTATGGTTAATAAGCCTACTGATTTTACTGGTACAACTCCAGCAGCGATTGATGTAGAAGTAACAAGAAGGGTAACTAATGTTAATGGCACTCAGGTTAATGAGCAGACTAGTATTGTGAATTTTGAATCTCAGCCACTAGATAGTCCTGATCAAGCAGTGCTAATTTTTAAGCCTACAGGACCATTCAATCTTCACATCACAGATGAAGATAGTGAACATGGATTTAGATACGAAGTGCGTATGCGAATTGTGGATGGTGATGACATTTGGTCAGCTAACTATGATATAACGGCTAACAACCAAGGTGCTAATGCTGGTATGCTACAATTTACATTACAGAATGCAAATCTTCCGCGTATTACAAGTATGGAATTAGTTAATGGTGTTAATCAAGCTACTGCGGGTACTTTGACAGGGACTAACCTGCACAACGAGCTAAGAAACCTCCCGAGGACACCATTAAATAATAGCGTTATTCAGCAAACACCGTTTTATATAGCAGTAAATCTGTCTAATGCTAGCTCATATCATAATTCGACTCAGACTGCGTTAGGGCATTTTACAATAAATGGCTCGGCACCAGCAGCTATAGGTTTTCCTAACCAAAGTTCTGAAGCGAATAAGACGATTTTCTTGAGAGTTGATTCATTAGCTCAAGTAGGCACACAACCGCTTAATCTAGTTTTTGATAACGACACTGGTGCTGCACCTAATCCGGTTGATGCTATGAGTGTAAATGTCACATATGTATTTTCGCCATTTATGGACTATGAGCAAATTATACCTAACCAGTCATACAATATACCAAATATAACAGAGTCGTTTGTTATAAATACCCTTGGTAACTTTCGAGGTACCCTGTATAACATTCGTAACGTAGATAACATTAAGTATTCACCTGTTAACGAAAGAACGGCAGAACTATTTGTTAACGGCCAATACATTAGATTAGAAAAAATTGATTTAGACGATCCTACCAGATTTAGATTAGAAGGTGCGACTCTAACGGGGGATGACCGTACTGGTCTAGCAGATGTAATGGGAGCTTTAAAGAACGGTAGAAACACACTTGAATTTCGTTATGACGACGGAGTAGATAAATACGAACGCACAATTAATTTCTTTATTATTTCAACCAATATTCCATATATACCTGCTACAAGTGTGAATCAGAATACTGGACAAACTAGAACTTTACCGAATAATTCATGGAATCCAGCAATATTCCCATATCAGACTGAGACTGCAGTTCCAGATGCCTTTAACTTTAATGTAGATAGTAGTGGGCGCGATTTTATTGGTAGCAACGTATTAGATACTTATAATATATTCGGTTCATTTAAAGTTACAGAAGTTGTTGCTGGCAACCCACAAAGTTTCCCTACTGGCAATCGCCTGGAAGTTTACAGAAATGGAATTCTATTAGGTAGCTTTAATCCAAGAATACATCAAGTGCGAATTTTTGAAAGCTATGGTAGTAGTAACTATGAGACAATTAACTCTAGTGAATTCCCTGAAGGTTTGGAGAACCTAAACGTGCACTATTATAAAGATGCCGATTATGGTGGATACTTTACTTTTGAGCTTTTAAGAGAGAATTTTGACACTACAGGAGCAGCTAACGGATACGTTTTCCGAGTCATTAATACCGATGGTATTCAGCGTGAATACTCACTGTCTGTGTCGCCACAGTATACGCCGTATAGAATTTTACATCCGTTTCGTGACTATGAATATATAGACGTTACGCGTGAAAGCGATGTTGACTACAACTTTAAGAAAGGCCGCTATGGAATTGTTAACCAGAACTACGTAGATATCGTAGTGGAAGCTGAAGGTGCGAGTAGAGTATTAGTTAATGGCCAACCAGCAGCTAGATCAAACTTTGTTCTATATGACGAAAATGGTGATCCGAAGACTTACACAGGAGTCTATAAATATACGGTTAAAAACCTACGTGCAGGTCTTAATAGACCGAATCGCATAACAATACAAGTTGAGAGTTCTGGTGGTAATAATCCACCACCAGGAATTATAGAAGTGTTCTATGCTCCTACAAACATCCCTGGTCACAATCTTTTGCAGCCATTCACATCATTGCAGGGCAGGTACTTTAATAACGAATTAGATATAAGAGTACCAAGGAACGCTACATTAATCAGATACGATGTTATGCGTACTGAAGATATGAAGACTGATGTATTTGGTAATCACGACGTTTTAATTGGTATTG is a window encoding:
- a CDS encoding DNA-directed RNA polymerase subunit beta; this translates as MSDNQPKKKRKLTSGQKALLTTMKILSVPIFAFIMFMIGMATGYRYGGGAAGEVFEGSTWRNIFLIIFG
- a CDS encoding S-layer homology domain-containing protein encodes the protein MIIQKYKKGIATVMAFLMIISLMPAVAQQPVGAASDLNFVFPNMEQSNPANAVTVIDQVLRLDGHYTGAELVSVQMIIKELRSWDTNNYTDTSKYTYGQTHDSAGAMILPNNEITVPAIALYNGLNEIEFVGTDIYGSVIRSRVFVKYQDSPALYDLKVQGIPPVEDLVIRDSQELTIVNQGYVANLQTNSVRVIGHAPNAQSVRVEVVSADGSVRRIGNDAIPAQLNPANNHAFSALVPLRPGVSTITIIATSNTHKVQTTRNLMFYNGNPTFYDATVEVAPGGTANTHNLLDRPYIDITNPEDYNLDTKLMVNKPTDFTGTTPAAIDVEVTRRVTNVNGTQVNEQTSIVNFESQPLDSPDQAVLIFKPTGPFNLHITDEDSEHGFRYEVRMRIVDGDDIWSANYDITANNQGANAGMLQFTLQNANLPRITSMELVNGVNQATAGTLTGTNLHNELRNLPRTPLNNSVIQQTPFYIAVNLSNASSYHNSTQTALGHFTINGSAPAAIGFPNQSSEANKTIFLRVDSLAQVGTQPLNLVFDNDTGAAPNPVDAMSVNVTYVFSPFMDYEQIIPNQSYNIPNITESFVINTLGNFRGTLYNIRNVDNIKYSPVNERTAELFVNGQYIRLEKIDLDDPTRFRLEGATLTGDDRTGLADVMGALKNGRNTLEFRYDDGVDKYERTINFFIISTNIPYIPATSVNQNTGQTRTLPNNSWNPAIFPYQTETAVPDAFNFNVDSSGRDFIGSNVLDTYNIFGSFKVTEVVAGNPQSFPTGNRLEVYRNGILLGSFNPRIHQVRIFESYGSSNYETINSSEFPEGLENLNVHYYKDADYGGYFTFELLRENFDTTGAANGYVFRVINTDGIQREYSLSVSPQYTPYRILHPFRDYEYIDVTRESDVDYNFKKGRYGIVNQNYVDIVVEAEGASRVLVNGQPAARSNFVLYDENGDPKTYTGVYKYTVKNLRAGLNRPNRITIQVESSGGNNPPPGIIEVFYAPTNIPGHNLLQPFTSLQGRYFNNELDIRVPRNATLIRYDVMRTEDMKTDVFGNHDVLIGIANSFDGVIQRMDHYDVYNAGLRKKGNEFDANFSLYRAYFSNFPSDFVMASKVFYLDAGMADADRSVAPFTGTRYEPITRGLLPFQHTKTIPFVAPGFTNVTDDDGNLVRKLPSYNDRPVPLPGTIDDTPDPGVPDQFDTRLKMSERGTITLAYDPNVTENASVEVSMFFFDDYLQSWVNIGGTVNGRNNTITAPFDRFGYYAVGKRKLTMQDVLEHPYARNEINAIYTKGIMKAVNPGFEFGVHQRMTRGEVATAIVKALQLPLRYDRTNTHFFDVPSGNFYTNMLYDFEHIETAAHYGIVQGAGPNEFRPGNDITREEFAVILARALDLRLQTDYTRAKQQLDRLFIDADDVRPYAVPAVLAITQAGYIKGKQINPNDPNDGYIFMPGQTLNRPDAAIVLSRVLQDKRMLPDFPRDFQGN
- a CDS encoding M23 family metallopeptidase, encoding MENENKNQNSESNPKVQWWKSLLGKKWTFPAIYLVASVLIVTILWTRSDTGNYQLTKDDSLFNEQQEIVQEEPISAEPSLDIDGLEAEYAGEEAVPVIGEEPKIMWPLEITENAEIVRQFYDQAASREDRIQAIYEYQNTIYTSSGIDIIKGGERFDVLAVADGKVVMAEADVLHGNKIKIVHEDGLETVYSSLSSMKVEVGDQVAAGTVIGQAGKSEIKKDLPNHLYFEAYRSGEVVDPTSILPALHDERT
- a CDS encoding rod shape-determining protein; translated protein: MFGKDIGIDLGTANVLVYIKDKGIVLDEPSVVAIDNTTNQVLAVGEEARRMLGRTPGNIVAIRPLRDGVIADFDMTEAMLKYFIKKTIGSHMLFKPRIMICTPTNVTSVEQKAVKEAAERCGGKEIYLMEEPKAAAIGAGLEIFEPNGSMVIDIGGGTTDVAVLSMGDVVTATSIKVAGDKFDAAITRYIKNKYKLLIGERTAENIKIEVGTVYPGMEEKTMEIRGRDLVSGLPVTITITSEEIREALEDPITAIVVAAKSVLEKTPPELASDIIDKGIMLTGGGALLNGLDRLLTEELRVPVLIAEEPMECVARGTGIALQNIDKLSKTQINRFSRGLFR
- the spoIIID gene encoding sporulation transcriptional regulator SpoIIID, yielding MHDYIKDRTLKIANHFLDTQDTVRELAKKFGVSKSTVHKDLAERLPDINPELADRVKNILEYHKSIRHLRGGEATKNKYLKEKVEE
- the fabZ gene encoding 3-hydroxyacyl-ACP dehydratase FabZ yields the protein MLTIEEIKEIIPHRYPFLLIDKILEVEEGQRAVGIKNVTVNEPFFQGHFPEYPVMPGVLIVEALAQVGAVAILKSPANKGKLVLFAGIDKLRIRNQVKPGDTLELSVEITRLKGPIGKGNAVAKVNGKVAVEGELMFAVQ
- a CDS encoding class I SAM-dependent methyltransferase, with protein sequence MYVTLCKILNRIFPTPVHPFNLQNEGKQTYAEWQFERGEETIRYFQEFTTVEEMFKDKIVLDIGCGAGGKTLYYTTLGTKYVIGIDPVDKYKEKAEDLAYKKGLHEAVTFITGDAANMPIESNAVDTIIMNDAMEHVDDPIAVLNECYRVLKKGGRLYINFPPYHHPYGAHLSDVIGIPWVHKLFDEQTLINVYKDLVQKYPDAKERIDFRIAQQSDGEEYFSYINKMTLERFERILAIIPFQVLHYKFVPLRSYFKTMAMLPVFQEYFVKMVVCVLEKASTKTSSSLYDQTNQ
- a CDS encoding flagellar hook-basal body protein, giving the protein MNLSLHIAASTMRSAGTKVDLISNNIANIDTIGFKASKASFQDLLYERINQTERINLPGRTTPLGFQYGHGVRINGITQDLRPGALKETSNPYDVALTGPGMFQLIVPPAEAERLGVSDEAMGVYAQLFDNEDYGYVFTRDGSFRLDVRGGYSSLVDARGYQVSDRLGNPIEFDFDVESFSIDNQGNLFVNEEAAPHTQLMLANFNNTQALHHAGNNIFVERQFVEGNFQTINDNPDMFQNTQFAQGFIEGSNVDIIEQMTELINAQRMLQFGARAIQSTDTMMGLANTIRS
- a CDS encoding flagellar hook-basal body protein, coding for MLRGLYTAAQGMKVNQQRHDIANNNLANINTPGFKGEEAVVRSFPEELLFFMGKKQHSHVPAHSRVASHLGGQPPRVGYLHQGVTVEEIVSRFAQGAIRETGNEFNVAIIDGLDDQKGFFAVKKDLDSDDVFYTRAGDFRLREVDGVQYLATQDGEFVMQRELIAGVGFTGQLMPVEIIEEDFVIHSNGSIEVFETGFPPIQGELHLVQFANEQLPGLTKEGHGLFRINEDFLGAGFEPEIAQNIQTRQKFIEGSNVDPTQAIMDMIIAQRAYEANQRVIQSYDRSLEKAVNEVGRV